The sequence GCCGTGGGAAGGCCCCTGCACGTGGGCCGCACCACCCAGGTCTGGGAGGTCAAGGTCTACGACGAGGAGGAACGCCTCGTGGCGGCGAGCCGCTGCACCCTGGCCGTGGTGCCCTTAGAACCAGCTAAGGAGCCAGCCTAGCCAGTTCCCGCCCAGGAAGCCCTCGTCCCCAAGCAGCCAGAGGTCCCGGTGCCGGTCCAGGCCCAAGGGAACGGCCTCGAGGCCGAACCCGCCGTCCCAGTCTGTGCCCAGCCCCACCCGCCCTGGGCCCATCACGGCCTCGGCGTGGGCCCGGTGGCGCAGGAAGGCCTCTAAGGGAAGCCGCGGCATCCCCCGCCGCCAGCTGGAGTCCAGGAAGGCGTTAAAGGGCACGAGGCCCAAAACCCCCTCCCGCCCGGCCAGGGCCCGGAGGAGGTCGTCGGAGAAGTGCCTCTCCGAGGGCACCAGGGCCCGGCAGTTGGCGTGGGTGGCGGCCACGGGCCCCCCGTAGGCCTCCAGGGCCTCCCAGGCCGCCTCCTCCGCCAGGTGGGAAAGGTCCAGGGCCACGCCCAAGGCGGCCATCTCCCCAAGGAGGGCCCTCCCCGCCTCCGTGAGGGGCCCAGGCTCGGCATTCCCCCCGGCGTAGGCGTTTTTCGTGGCCCAGGTGAGGGAGAGGAGCCTCAGGCCCCGCCTACGCCACGCTCTTAAGGCCCCGGGAGTGGGAAGGGGGTGGGCCCCCTCCATGAGGAGGACGAGCCCCAAAACGCCGTCCTCGGGAAAGCGCTCCAGGTGGGCCTTGAGGTCGTCCCTCTCCCTCAGGATCCGCACCAGGCCCCGCCCTTCCCAGGCCTCGTAGAGGGCGAGCTGGGCCCAGGCCTCGTCCTCGTATTCCCCGGGGGGCACCCCTTGCGGGTCCACGAAAAGGGTGGCAAAGGCCAGGGCGACCCCCGCCTCCTGGAGGCTCGGAAGGGTGACCAGGGGGGTTTCGGGGTGAGGGTCTTGGGCGCGGAGGGCCTCGAGGGGGAGGGTGAGGTCGCGGCCTAAGGCCCTGGCGTTCCAGGCCAGGTCCAGGTGGGCGTCCACCAAAAGGGGCACGGGAAAAGTCTACAATGGAGGCCGTGCGGCTCGAGGACCTTCCCCCTCTCCCCGAGGCGCCCGGCGTCTACCTGTGGAAGCGGGGGGAGGAAGTGCTCTACGTGGGCAAGGCCAAAAGCCTCCGCGCCCGGGTGAAAAGCTACTTCCACGCCGAGGGGAAGGCAAGGCGCATCGCCCAGGAGGCCACGGGCCTGGACTTCATCGCCACCCGGGACGAGGTGGAGGCCCTCCTCTTGGAGGCCAACCTCATCAAGGCCCACCGCCCCCCCTACAACGTCCTCCTCAAGGACGACAAGCACTACCCCTTCCTCAAGCTCACCCAGGAGCCCTTCCCTACCCTTCTCGTGGTGCGGCGGGTGGAGGAGGACGGGGCCAAGTATTACGGCCCCTTCCCCGAGGCGGGGGCCCTCCGCCGCATCAAGACCCTCATTGACCGCCTTTTCCCCTTGCGCAAGAACTCGGGCTACCCCATGCGGAAGAGGCGCTACCCCTGCCTCAACTACAGCATGGGCCGCTGCCTCGCCCCCTGCGTGGGCCTGGCCGACCCCGAGGCCTACCGCGAGGCGGTGCGCCAGGTGGAGGCGGTCCTGGAGGGGCGGGTGGACGGCCTTCTCGCCGAGCTGGAGACCCGGATGCGGGAAGCGGCCAAGAAGCTTGAGTTTGAGCGCGCGGCCGAGCTCCGGGACCAGATGGAGGCCCTAAGGGCCTTCTTCTCCACCGCGCAGCAGGCCTTTGACCCGGAGTTGGGCGACCTGGACTTCCTGGGGATGGCCCGCTCGGGGGCCCTGGCCGTGGTCCAGCTCTACCAGGTGCGCTCCGGGCGCATCCTCGGCCGCATCAGCCGGGTGGTGGAGAAGGAAGAGGCCCAGGAGGAGGAGATCCTCTGGGCCTTCCTCCGAGAACACTACCTCGAGGCCTCCCCCCTGCCCTCCCAGGTCCTCCTCCCCTTCCCCCTGGAGGACCTGGACAGCCTCGCCGAGCTCCTCCGGCGCCGCGCCGGGCGCAAGGTGGAGCTCAAGGTGCCCAGGCGGGGGGAGAAGCAGAGGCTTCTGGAGCTCGCCCAGCGGAACGCCCGCCTCGCCCTGGAGGCGGAGCTCAAGCTCTTGGAGAAGCGGGGGGACCACCCGGCCCTTAAGGCCCTCCAGGACCTCCTCGGGCCCTCCACGCGCCCCTTCCGCATAGAGGGCTACGACGTGAGCCACCTCCAGGGCCAGGCCCGGGTCTTCTCCCTGGTGGCCTTTGAGGGGGGGAGGCCCAAAAAGGCGGAGTACCGCAGGATGCGCCTAGGTTCGGGGAACGACGACTACGCCGCCATGGAGGAAGGCGTATACCGCCGCTTCACGGGAAGCCTCAAGGACCTTCCCCTCCCCGACCTCCTCCTCATTGACGGGGGCTTAGGCCAGGTACGCGCGGCAGAGAAGGCCCTGGAAAGGGCCGGGCTCAGGCTTCCCCTGGTGGGCCTCGCCAAGGGGGAGGAGGTCCTGGTGACCCCGGAAGGAAGGGAGCTCCGCCTCCCCCTCACCCACCCGGCCCTCCAGCTCCTCATCCACGTGCGGGATGAGGCCCACCGCAATGGCCTCCGCTATCACCAGAAGAAGCGCACCGAGGAGGCCCTGAAGGTCCTCGCCGGGATCCCCGGGATCGGGGAAAGGCGGAGGCGGCTCCTTTTGGAGCGCTACGGGGGGCTTAGGGCCCTCAAGGAGGCCCCCTTGGAGGAGCTCGCCAGGCTTCCCGGGATGAGCCTGAAGGCGGCCCAAGCTCTCAAGGAAGCCCTGGAAAGCGGACCTGAACGGGCCTAAGCCTCCCCTCCCTCGAGCCATCCCCCAGCTGGCCGAAGCGGTTGTCCCCCCAGGCGAAAACGCTCCCGTCCGAGCGAAGGGCGAGGCTGTGGGCGTCCCCCGCCCCCACCGCCACCACCCCCTCCAGGCCCTCCACCCTCCGGGCCTCGAGGCGCCCCTCCTGGGTGCCGTCCCCCAGCTGGCCCTCCTCGTTCTCCCCCAGGGCATACACGCGGCCGTCCTCCCCCAGGACCAGGAGGTGGGCCCGGCCCGCGGCCAGGGCGCGGGCCCGGGGCAGGCCCTCCACCTTGCGGAAGGTGGCGCTGTCCAGACCCGTGATCCAGACGCTCCCGTCCTGAAGCAAGGCGGCAGTGAAGCTGCCCCCGCCCACGGCAAGCCGCACCCTCTCCAGGACCTTCACCGGCCTCGGGCTGGACTCCACGGTGCCCGTGCCCAGCTGGCCGGAAAGGTTGCTGCCCCAGGCGTAGAGGTCCCCTCCCTCCGTCCAGGCCAGGCTATGGAAGTAGCCCGCGGCGACCCCCACCACCAGGGGCAGGCCCTCTACGGGGAGAAAGCGGTTTCGCGACCTTTCTCCGGACTCCCCAAGCTGCCCCTCCTCGTTGGACCCCGCGGCGTACACCCTTCCCTCGGGGCTAAGGAGAAGGCTATGGGTGTAGCCTGCGGCCAGGGCCTTGGCAGGAAGAGGAAGGGGCACGGGCTTCCCCTTACTGGCAAAAGTGCCGTCCCCAAGTTGCCCCCGCTCGTTGTGCCCAAACCCGAGCGCTTTCCCCTCGGGAAGCAGGACCAGGGTGTGGAGGCTCCCCACGGCCACCCCCAGAACCCCCTCCAGCACCCGAAGGGGCCTCGTCCGGTTGAGGAATGAACCGTCCCCCAGCTGGCCGTCGTACCCCCAACCCCAGACCCAAAGCGCCCCCCCTACCACTGCGGCGCTGTGCCCCTGCCCTCCCCCAAGAAGCCCCTGGCCTAGGGCGAGGCCCAACCCCAGAGCGAACCCCAGCAAGCGCCTCCCCATACCCCAAGCTTAACCGGGGCGCCCTAAACGCCGCTTAAGGGTATGATGACCCCCTGATGGTGCGCCGCGCCCTGGAGGAAGCCGTCCACGAGGCCCTAAAGGAGCTGGGCCTGGACCTGAGGCCCAAGGTGGCCCGGGCCCCCAAGGACAAGCCGGGGGACTACGGGGTCCCCCTCTTCGCCCCCGCCAAGGCCCTGAAGAGGCCTCCCCAGGCCCTCGCGGAGGAGCTGAAGGCCCGCTTGAAGCTGCCCCCCTTCGTGGAGGAGGCCATCCCCGTGGGGGGGTACCTTAACTTCCGGCTCCGCACCGAGGACCTCCTCAAGGAAGCCCTCCGCCCCAAGGGTCCCCTTCCCAGGCGGGAGGGCCTGGTCCTCATGGAGCACACCTCGGTGAACCCCAACAAGGAGCTCCACGTGGGCCACCTGCGCAACATCGTCCTGGGGGACAGCCTGGCCCGGATCCTGGCCTACGCAGGGCGGGAGGTGTTGGTCCTGAACTACATCGACGACACCGGACGCCAGGCGGCGGAAACCCTCTTCGCCCTAAAGCACTACGGCTTGGAATGGGACGGGAAGGAGAAGTACGACCACTTCGCGGGCCGGGCCTACGTGCGCCTGCACCAGGACCCCGAGTACGAGAAGTTGCAGCCCGCCATTGAGGAGGTCCTCCACGCCCTGGAACGGGGGGAGCTGAGGGAGGAGGTAAACCGGATCCTCCTGGCCCAGATGGCCACCATGCACGCCCTTTCGGCCCACTACGACCTCCTGGTCTGGGAGTCGGACATCGTCCGGGCAGGGCTTCTGGAGAAGGCCCTCGAGGTTTTGCAGCAAAGCCCCCATGTCTTCCGGCCCAAGGAAGGCAAGTACGCCGGGGCCCTGGTGATGGACGCCAGCCCCTTCATCCCGGGCCTCGAGGACCCCTACTTCGTCCTGGTGCGCTCCGGGGGGGCCGCCACCTACTACGCCAAAGACATCGCCTTCCAGTTCTGGAAGATGGGGCTTTTGGAGGGGCTCCGGTTTAGGCCCTACGAGAACCCCTACTACCCGCGCCTCCGGACCAGCGCCCCCGAGGGGGAGCCCTACACCCCCAAGGCGCGGGAGACCATCAACGTCATTGACGTGCGCCAGAGCCACCCCCAGGCCCTGGTGCGCACCGCCTTGGCCCTGGCAGGGCACCCGGAGCTCGCCGAGGGGGCCTTCCACCTGGCCTACGAGACGGTCCTCCTGGAGGGCAGGCAGATGTCGGGAAGGAAGGGCCTCGCCGTGAGCGTGGACGAGGTCCTGGAGGAGGCCACCCGCCGGGCCCTCCTGGTGATAGAGGAGAAGAACCCCGAGCACCCCGACAAGGAGGGGGCGGCCCGGATGGTGGCCCTGGGGGCGATCCGCTTCGCCATGGTGAAGACGGAGCCCAAGAAGCAGATAGATTTCCGCTACGAGGAGGCCCTCTCCTTTGAAGGGGACACGGGCCCCTACGTCCAGTACGCCCACGCCCGGGCCCACGCCATCCTGCGCAAGGCGGGGGCATGGGGGAGGCCCGACTTCGCCCAAGCCACCCCCTACGAGAGGGCCCTGGCCCTGGCCCTTCTGGACTTTGAGGAGGCGGTGCAGGAGGCCGCCGAGGAGAGGACCCCCCATGTCCTCGCCCAGTACCTCCTGGACCTGGCGGGAAGCTGGAACGCCTACTACAACGCCAAGGAGGAAGGCCGCCCGGCCACCCCCGTCCTCACCGCCCCGGAGGGCCTGAGGGAGCTCCGGCTGGAGCTGGTGAAGAGCCTGCAGGAAACCCTGAGGGCGGGCCTTGGGCTCCTGGGGATTCCGGCCCCTGAGGTAATGTAAGGCCATGCGACCCCTCTTCCTGGCCTTCGCCCTCCTCGCCCTCGCCCTGGGCCAGCGCCTCGTCTCCCCCGAGGAGGTGGCCCGGAGCCAGGTCATCAAGAAGGCCCTCCCCGCGGTGGTGCGGGTGCAGGGCACCTCCCCCACCGCAGGCGAAGGGGGGGTGATGGGCACGGGCTTCTTCGTCAGCCCCTTCCGGGTGGTGACCAACTACCACGTGGTCCAGGACCTGGCGGAGATCACCCTGCGCCTCTACGATGGGCGCACCGTCCTGGCGGAGCGCTTCGCCGTGGACCCCGGGATAGACCTGGCCCTCCTCACGGTCCGGGGGGTGCAGGCCCCGGGGGTCTTGGGCTTCAGCAAGACCCCGAGCTCAAGCCTCCCCTTGGGGATGGGGGTGGTCCTGGTGGGCTTCCCCTACGGTCAGGGCCCCCTGGCCTCCTACGGCATCCTGGCGGGCCTCGGCCCCCTCGAGGTGGCCACCCCGGACCCGAGCATCGGAACCGAGGTGGGGGAGTACCTCTTCACCGACGCCCCCCTCACCGTGGGCAACTCGGGAAGCCCCCTGCTGAACCTTCAGGGCGAGGTGATCGGGGTGGTGGCGGACGTGGTGGGCGGGCCCTCGGGGGTAGGAGGGATCGGGGTGGCCATCCCCGCCGAGCTCGCCGCCCAGAGCGTCCAGGACCTGGAGCGATTCGGCATTCCCCAGCGGGGCTGGCTGGGGGCGAGCCTGGTCTCCCTGGAGGAGCTCCCTCCCGTCCTCCTCCGGGCGGTGGGGCTCACCACCGTCCAGGGGGCCATGGTGGACCGGGTGGAGCCGGATAGCCCCGCCGCCCGGGCCGGCCTCCGGGGGGCGCAGCGGGACGCCCAGGGAAGGCTCCTCGCCCTGGGGGACGTGATCCTCTCGGTAAACGGCAAGCCGGTGCGGAACAAGGCCGAGGTGGTGCGCCAGATCGCCCGCTATCGCCCCGGGGACCGGGTGCGCCTCACCCTTTGGCGGGAGGGGCGCAGGCTGGAAGTGACCCTGGTCCTGATGGCCCGCCCCAGGAGGTGAGGGAATGTACCTCGCGGTGGAAGGCCCCATCGGGGTGGGCAAGACCACCCTGGCCCGCCTCCTCTCCGAGGCCTTGGGCGCCGAACCCCTCCTGGAGGTGGTGGAGGAAAACCCCTTCCTCCCCCTCTTCTACCAGGACCGGAAGGCCTATGCGTTTAAGGTCCAGGCCTTCTTCCTCCTCTCCCGTTACCGGCAGCTGGAACCCCTCCGGCAAAAGCCCCTCTTCGGCGGGGTGGTGGCCGACTACCTCCTGGACAAGGACGCCATCTTCGCCAGCCTCAACCTGGAAGGCCCCGAATGGGACCTCTACCTGGAGCTCTACCGGGCCCTGGCCCCCAGGGTGCCGCCCCCCGACCTCACCATCTACCTGAGGGCCCCGGTGCCCGTGCTCCTGGAAAGGATCCGGAAGCGTGGGCGGCCCTTTGAGGCAGGCCTGGACCCCGCTTACCTGGAAGCCCTTTCCGAGGCCTACGAGCGGCACTTCGCCCGGTACCCCCATCCCCTCCTGGTCCTCGAGGCCCAGGCCCTGGACTTCGGCCCAGGAGGACCCCACCGGGAGGAGGTGGTGGCCCTGGTCCGGGCCCACCTTCCCCAGGGCAAGGTCTAGGCCATGTACCTCGCCATTGCCGGCAACATCGGAAGCGGCAAAAGCTCCCTCACCGCCCTCCTCTCCGAGGCCTTCGGCCTAAGGCCCGTGTACGAGGCGGTGAGCGAGAACCCCTATCTGGAGGACTTCTACCGGAACATGGCCGCCTACGCCTTCCACTCCCAGGTCTTCTTCCTAGCGAGAAGGCTACGCCAGC is a genomic window of Thermus islandicus DSM 21543 containing:
- a CDS encoding S1C family serine protease — encoded protein: MRPLFLAFALLALALGQRLVSPEEVARSQVIKKALPAVVRVQGTSPTAGEGGVMGTGFFVSPFRVVTNYHVVQDLAEITLRLYDGRTVLAERFAVDPGIDLALLTVRGVQAPGVLGFSKTPSSSLPLGMGVVLVGFPYGQGPLASYGILAGLGPLEVATPDPSIGTEVGEYLFTDAPLTVGNSGSPLLNLQGEVIGVVADVVGGPSGVGGIGVAIPAELAAQSVQDLERFGIPQRGWLGASLVSLEELPPVLLRAVGLTTVQGAMVDRVEPDSPAARAGLRGAQRDAQGRLLALGDVILSVNGKPVRNKAEVVRQIARYRPGDRVRLTLWREGRRLEVTLVLMARPRR
- a CDS encoding arginine--tRNA ligase, which gives rise to MVRRALEEAVHEALKELGLDLRPKVARAPKDKPGDYGVPLFAPAKALKRPPQALAEELKARLKLPPFVEEAIPVGGYLNFRLRTEDLLKEALRPKGPLPRREGLVLMEHTSVNPNKELHVGHLRNIVLGDSLARILAYAGREVLVLNYIDDTGRQAAETLFALKHYGLEWDGKEKYDHFAGRAYVRLHQDPEYEKLQPAIEEVLHALERGELREEVNRILLAQMATMHALSAHYDLLVWESDIVRAGLLEKALEVLQQSPHVFRPKEGKYAGALVMDASPFIPGLEDPYFVLVRSGGAATYYAKDIAFQFWKMGLLEGLRFRPYENPYYPRLRTSAPEGEPYTPKARETINVIDVRQSHPQALVRTALALAGHPELAEGAFHLAYETVLLEGRQMSGRKGLAVSVDEVLEEATRRALLVIEEKNPEHPDKEGAARMVALGAIRFAMVKTEPKKQIDFRYEEALSFEGDTGPYVQYAHARAHAILRKAGAWGRPDFAQATPYERALALALLDFEEAVQEAAEERTPHVLAQYLLDLAGSWNAYYNAKEEGRPATPVLTAPEGLRELRLELVKSLQETLRAGLGLLGIPAPEVM
- a CDS encoding RCC1 domain-containing protein, producing MGRRLLGFALGLGLALGQGLLGGGQGHSAAVVGGALWVWGWGYDGQLGDGSFLNRTRPLRVLEGVLGVAVGSLHTLVLLPEGKALGFGHNERGQLGDGTFASKGKPVPLPLPAKALAAGYTHSLLLSPEGRVYAAGSNEEGQLGESGERSRNRFLPVEGLPLVVGVAAGYFHSLAWTEGGDLYAWGSNLSGQLGTGTVESSPRPVKVLERVRLAVGGGSFTAALLQDGSVWITGLDSATFRKVEGLPRARALAAGRAHLLVLGEDGRVYALGENEEGQLGDGTQEGRLEARRVEGLEGVVAVGAGDAHSLALRSDGSVFAWGDNRFGQLGDGSREGRLRPVQVRFPGLP
- a CDS encoding deoxynucleoside kinase, which translates into the protein MYLAVEGPIGVGKTTLARLLSEALGAEPLLEVVEENPFLPLFYQDRKAYAFKVQAFFLLSRYRQLEPLRQKPLFGGVVADYLLDKDAIFASLNLEGPEWDLYLELYRALAPRVPPPDLTIYLRAPVPVLLERIRKRGRPFEAGLDPAYLEALSEAYERHFARYPHPLLVLEAQALDFGPGGPHREEVVALVRAHLPQGKV
- a CDS encoding dipeptidase, yielding MVDAHLDLAWNARALGRDLTLPLEALRAQDPHPETPLVTLPSLQEAGVALAFATLFVDPQGVPPGEYEDEAWAQLALYEAWEGRGLVRILRERDDLKAHLERFPEDGVLGLVLLMEGAHPLPTPGALRAWRRRGLRLLSLTWATKNAYAGGNAEPGPLTEAGRALLGEMAALGVALDLSHLAEEAAWEALEAYGGPVAATHANCRALVPSERHFSDDLLRALAGREGVLGLVPFNAFLDSSWRRGMPRLPLEAFLRHRAHAEAVMGPGRVGLGTDWDGGFGLEAVPLGLDRHRDLWLLGDEGFLGGNWLGWLLSWF
- the uvrC gene encoding excinuclease ABC subunit UvrC; its protein translation is MEAVRLEDLPPLPEAPGVYLWKRGEEVLYVGKAKSLRARVKSYFHAEGKARRIAQEATGLDFIATRDEVEALLLEANLIKAHRPPYNVLLKDDKHYPFLKLTQEPFPTLLVVRRVEEDGAKYYGPFPEAGALRRIKTLIDRLFPLRKNSGYPMRKRRYPCLNYSMGRCLAPCVGLADPEAYREAVRQVEAVLEGRVDGLLAELETRMREAAKKLEFERAAELRDQMEALRAFFSTAQQAFDPELGDLDFLGMARSGALAVVQLYQVRSGRILGRISRVVEKEEAQEEEILWAFLREHYLEASPLPSQVLLPFPLEDLDSLAELLRRRAGRKVELKVPRRGEKQRLLELAQRNARLALEAELKLLEKRGDHPALKALQDLLGPSTRPFRIEGYDVSHLQGQARVFSLVAFEGGRPKKAEYRRMRLGSGNDDYAAMEEGVYRRFTGSLKDLPLPDLLLIDGGLGQVRAAEKALERAGLRLPLVGLAKGEEVLVTPEGRELRLPLTHPALQLLIHVRDEAHRNGLRYHQKKRTEEALKVLAGIPGIGERRRRLLLERYGGLRALKEAPLEELARLPGMSLKAAQALKEALESGPERA